In a genomic window of Microbacterium amylolyticum:
- a CDS encoding TetR/AcrR family transcriptional regulator, which translates to MTTSEPLVSDDPRAMRSRQRLQEALHRLLPTAALGEIGVAELCREAGVHRTTFYGHYATVGDLAADVYAEMIDQVSAVDADSDLTAQGVVRVYHETMVAILVRVMRERDAIRALFESSVSIGFRRRLREYYVGRVSVAIDTLRRANLAAPAHAEVAAAFIAGGLVSAIESWALSEETDADSFARAILENMPVWWPEHSL; encoded by the coding sequence ATGACGACCTCCGAGCCCCTCGTGTCTGACGATCCCCGCGCGATGCGAAGCAGGCAGCGTCTTCAGGAAGCTCTGCACCGCCTTCTTCCCACGGCGGCACTCGGTGAGATTGGTGTGGCCGAGCTGTGCCGGGAAGCAGGAGTTCACCGAACGACGTTCTACGGCCACTATGCAACCGTTGGTGACCTCGCTGCCGATGTGTACGCGGAGATGATTGACCAGGTGAGTGCCGTCGACGCCGACAGTGACCTCACAGCGCAGGGCGTTGTGCGGGTTTACCACGAGACGATGGTCGCGATTCTCGTCCGGGTGATGCGCGAGCGCGACGCGATTCGTGCTCTGTTCGAGTCGTCGGTTTCCATCGGTTTCCGCCGCCGTCTGCGCGAGTACTACGTCGGTCGCGTTTCCGTGGCGATCGACACATTGCGCAGAGCGAACCTTGCGGCCCCCGCGCACGCCGAGGTCGCGGCCGCGTTTATCGCTGGCGGGCTGGTGAGCGCCATCGAGTCGTGGGCGTTGTCGGAAGAGACGGATGCTGATTCCTTCGCACGCGCGATTCTGGAGAACATGCCGGTCTGGTGGCCGGAGCACAGCCTATGA
- a CDS encoding ABC transporter ATP-binding protein: MFFRTLRDLPGSGWGVVTLAVVRSAALACAALLTGRGIDLIAQSAPAGVTWALAAGLLLVAALAAGAEAYIPPAAQGREEARWRQRVARKGFAEPIDSAVPAGTVVARAGEEVERFAHYRTAFLGPLVAAFVVPVVVLLIIGAAISAGLAVGLAVCTAVIPPMVAWFFARFRASSGRYRMLSGRLTATFLESMRVRHTVRALGAVPSRRERLAKQAEAVRQEVMRLLRRNQLVILATDALFGIVVLAVLGTFAVAGTAAGWLTPGAAVSLLLLSGLLREPVDRLGRSFYVGLAGRAAGDRVMAFLEDPARDDLPADAPEEMRGGVTITLDDVHVRRGEALPVRGVNLTIPERGLLAIVGRSGAGKSSLAMAIAGLIAADGILLGGEPASAHQLRRAVSTVPQRVVFFRGTVRENLHLAAPDAGDETLHAALRRAGFSRGGHELPHGLDTRVGEGASGVSGGQAQRISIARVLLTGSPVIVADEPTANLDPVTSLLVLDTLRDLARDHAVVMISHRPDEAARADRIVTLAEGRVAQITEGRPA, translated from the coding sequence ATGTTCTTCCGCACGCTACGCGACCTCCCGGGTTCCGGCTGGGGTGTCGTGACCCTCGCCGTCGTCCGCTCCGCAGCGCTCGCGTGCGCCGCGCTCCTCACCGGAAGAGGAATTGACCTCATCGCGCAGAGTGCCCCTGCCGGCGTGACGTGGGCCCTCGCTGCGGGTCTCCTCCTCGTCGCGGCTCTCGCGGCGGGCGCGGAGGCATACATACCGCCGGCGGCGCAGGGACGGGAAGAAGCACGGTGGCGTCAACGCGTCGCACGGAAAGGTTTCGCCGAGCCGATCGACAGCGCGGTGCCGGCCGGAACGGTTGTGGCACGGGCCGGAGAAGAGGTCGAGCGCTTTGCGCACTATCGCACGGCGTTTCTCGGTCCGCTCGTCGCGGCTTTCGTCGTCCCCGTTGTCGTCCTGCTCATCATCGGAGCGGCGATATCCGCTGGTCTGGCCGTGGGACTCGCCGTCTGCACCGCAGTGATTCCGCCGATGGTGGCCTGGTTCTTCGCCCGGTTCCGAGCCTCGAGCGGCCGATACCGCATGCTGTCCGGCCGTCTCACGGCGACGTTCCTCGAGTCCATGCGAGTGCGCCACACGGTGCGGGCGCTCGGCGCCGTCCCCTCTCGCCGGGAACGGCTGGCGAAACAGGCCGAGGCGGTACGGCAGGAAGTCATGCGCCTCTTGCGCCGCAATCAGCTGGTGATTCTGGCCACCGATGCGCTTTTCGGCATCGTCGTTCTCGCCGTGCTGGGGACATTTGCCGTGGCAGGAACAGCGGCAGGGTGGCTGACGCCCGGAGCGGCCGTGTCCCTTCTTCTTCTCTCTGGACTGCTGCGGGAGCCGGTCGACCGGCTCGGCCGCTCGTTCTACGTCGGCCTCGCGGGACGAGCTGCCGGAGACCGCGTCATGGCGTTTCTCGAGGACCCTGCCCGGGATGATCTCCCGGCCGACGCGCCGGAGGAGATGCGCGGTGGCGTCACGATCACGCTTGACGATGTTCATGTGCGTCGGGGGGAAGCCCTCCCCGTACGCGGGGTCAACCTGACGATTCCCGAACGTGGACTGCTCGCGATCGTCGGCCGCTCGGGCGCGGGAAAGTCCTCGCTCGCCATGGCCATAGCGGGACTCATCGCGGCCGACGGCATCCTGCTCGGCGGCGAACCCGCCTCTGCCCACCAGCTTCGGCGCGCCGTTTCCACTGTTCCGCAACGTGTCGTCTTCTTCAGAGGAACCGTTCGTGAGAACTTGCACCTCGCGGCCCCGGACGCGGGAGACGAGACTCTTCACGCCGCGCTCCGCCGCGCGGGTTTCTCTCGCGGCGGCCACGAACTGCCTCACGGGCTCGACACACGCGTTGGGGAGGGCGCCAGCGGTGTCTCCGGCGGACAGGCGCAGCGGATCAGCATCGCCCGGGTCCTGCTCACCGGAAGCCCCGTGATTGTCGCCGATGAGCCCACCGCGAATCTCGACCCCGTGACATCCCTCCTCGTTCTCGACACCCTCCGTGATCTCGCCCGAGACCACGCTGTCGTGATGATCTCCCACCGGCCGGACGAGGCGGCCCGCGCCGATCGCATCGTGACGCTTGCTGAGGGCCGCGTTGCGCAGATCACGGAAGGGCGGCCCGCATGA
- a CDS encoding amino acid ABC transporter ATP-binding/permease protein — MIRALVGIARPAWPWLAGSLIARVLNLLIGVALLVIPWLAVSHPSPHLVATALVLIALAAAKGAFRYLEHYLGHRAAFDLIADMRLRFFDAVAPLTPADESAESGELTAIATRDIDRVEVFFAHTIVPAAAAVIVPGSVVISIAMTTGEGPALIAAGAYIVGAVVVPLVGARTATKASHDAVLARSRIARHLAEDQAGLAEIRSMGAEETRLRGLGREEDVVTQSLRAGARVQAPRAAIDLAWPLAAAIAIIAVARPDNLVAHVGAALAVIGSAPAASATAAFARTLPDALGSARRYLDVLRREPSVVDTRQPLALPNGPLGVAAADLGHAFSGERVVDGISFNVPAGGRLAIVGESGSGKSTLVSFLVRARDPDEGTIVLTGAQGSVDTRQISLADLRAAIAVVEQRPVLIAGTVLDNLRLGNSRLTEDEAWRSLEDAALADDVRAHPDGLRAKLSEDALSLSGGQRQRLSLARALARSPRVLVLDEATSHQDPATQAAVRRAIAARRDMTVIVIAHRDDAIAGIEHVLRMAPVRRVDPLSSETRA, encoded by the coding sequence ATGATTCGCGCTCTCGTCGGCATCGCCCGGCCCGCGTGGCCGTGGCTCGCGGGATCGCTGATCGCGCGCGTGCTGAATCTCCTCATCGGGGTCGCATTGCTCGTGATCCCCTGGCTGGCGGTCTCCCATCCCTCGCCCCACCTCGTCGCGACGGCGCTGGTCCTCATCGCGCTTGCGGCGGCGAAGGGAGCGTTTCGGTACCTCGAGCACTATCTCGGCCACAGAGCAGCGTTCGATCTCATCGCCGATATGCGGCTGCGTTTCTTCGATGCCGTTGCGCCGCTGACGCCCGCGGACGAGAGCGCGGAGTCCGGTGAGCTCACGGCCATCGCCACTCGCGACATCGACAGGGTCGAAGTGTTCTTCGCCCATACGATCGTGCCGGCGGCGGCAGCCGTTATCGTCCCCGGCAGTGTCGTCATCAGCATTGCCATGACAACGGGCGAAGGGCCGGCTCTCATCGCAGCGGGCGCATACATCGTCGGGGCGGTCGTTGTTCCGCTCGTCGGCGCACGCACAGCGACGAAAGCATCGCACGATGCCGTTTTGGCACGCTCGCGGATCGCTCGTCATCTTGCGGAAGACCAGGCAGGTCTCGCAGAAATCCGGAGCATGGGCGCCGAGGAGACTCGGCTTCGCGGACTGGGCCGCGAAGAGGATGTTGTGACGCAATCCCTGCGAGCCGGCGCCCGCGTCCAGGCCCCTCGCGCCGCAATCGATCTCGCCTGGCCCCTCGCCGCGGCCATCGCGATTATTGCGGTCGCTCGTCCGGACAACCTTGTCGCGCATGTTGGCGCCGCGCTTGCCGTGATTGGTTCCGCGCCCGCCGCCTCCGCGACCGCTGCTTTCGCCCGCACCCTTCCGGACGCACTTGGTTCGGCGCGACGCTACCTCGATGTCCTGCGCCGTGAGCCTTCTGTGGTCGATACGCGTCAACCGCTAGCGCTTCCGAACGGCCCCCTCGGCGTGGCGGCAGCGGACCTCGGTCACGCATTCTCCGGGGAACGCGTCGTGGACGGCATCAGCTTTAACGTTCCCGCCGGCGGACGCCTCGCGATCGTCGGTGAATCGGGAAGCGGAAAATCGACGCTCGTGAGCTTTCTTGTTCGTGCGCGCGACCCCGACGAGGGAACCATCGTGCTCACGGGTGCGCAGGGAAGCGTCGATACGCGCCAGATCTCCCTTGCTGATCTCCGCGCCGCCATCGCCGTCGTCGAACAGCGTCCCGTGCTGATCGCGGGAACTGTTCTCGACAATCTCCGCCTGGGAAACTCACGCCTCACCGAGGACGAGGCCTGGCGCTCCCTGGAAGATGCAGCGCTCGCCGACGACGTTCGCGCACATCCCGACGGTCTCCGCGCGAAGCTCTCCGAGGATGCGCTCTCCCTGTCCGGTGGGCAACGTCAGCGGCTCAGCCTCGCTCGCGCCCTCGCCCGTTCTCCGCGGGTCCTCGTCCTTGACGAGGCCACAAGCCATCAGGACCCCGCGACGCAGGCGGCGGTTCGTCGAGCGATTGCGGCGCGGCGCGACATGACAGTGATCGTGATTGCGCACAGGGACGACGCGATCGCCGGAATTGAACACGTCCTGAGGATGGCGCCGGTCCGCCGTGTCGATCCGCTGAGCAGCGAGACGCGCGCGTAA
- the ftsE gene encoding cell division ATP-binding protein FtsE — MIRFENVTKRYRGTKRPALDSVDFEVARGEFVFLVGASGSGKSSCLRLMLREGVPSTGRVLVLGRDTRSLSDRRTPYFRRSIGSVFQDFRLLPSKTVAQNIAFALQVIGRPRAVVRSAVPEALERVGLADKGKRFPHELSGGEQQRVAIARAIVNRPQVLLADEPTGNLDPGTSVEIMRLLESINAAGTTVVMATHEAGFVDKMQRRVIQLVDGKLVRDERHGSYGDTSVVQTLKPEAVKGASAIAALTAALQVQREVEGEQLERLAPEAVRASAQDNEPVEDAAEADAETSSIPRHDVDVNELGMADRLGLSGRDDEVGPTS; from the coding sequence ATGATCCGGTTCGAGAACGTCACCAAGCGGTATCGCGGTACGAAGCGCCCCGCCCTCGACAGCGTAGATTTCGAGGTCGCGCGAGGCGAGTTCGTCTTCCTTGTCGGCGCCTCAGGCTCCGGCAAGTCCTCCTGCCTGCGGCTCATGCTGCGCGAGGGTGTCCCGTCAACGGGGCGTGTCCTCGTTCTCGGCAGGGACACCCGAAGCCTCAGCGACCGCCGCACACCCTATTTTCGCCGCAGCATCGGCTCGGTTTTCCAAGATTTCCGGTTGCTTCCTTCGAAGACTGTTGCGCAGAACATCGCGTTCGCGCTACAGGTCATCGGTCGCCCGCGTGCCGTCGTTCGATCGGCGGTCCCCGAGGCTCTCGAACGCGTTGGTCTCGCGGACAAGGGCAAGCGGTTCCCTCACGAACTTTCCGGTGGTGAACAGCAGCGTGTTGCGATCGCTCGTGCGATCGTCAATAGGCCGCAGGTGCTTCTTGCCGACGAGCCGACCGGTAACCTCGACCCCGGCACGTCCGTCGAGATCATGCGTCTGCTCGAGAGCATCAACGCTGCGGGAACCACGGTGGTGATGGCGACGCACGAGGCCGGTTTCGTCGACAAAATGCAGCGCCGAGTGATTCAGCTCGTCGATGGCAAGCTCGTCCGCGACGAACGACACGGATCCTATGGCGACACCTCGGTTGTGCAGACGTTGAAGCCCGAGGCCGTCAAGGGCGCATCGGCGATCGCCGCGCTCACCGCCGCACTCCAGGTTCAGCGCGAGGTCGAGGGTGAGCAACTGGAAAGGCTCGCCCCCGAGGCCGTGCGCGCCAGCGCACAGGACAATGAGCCGGTCGAGGACGCCGCAGAAGCCGACGCTGAGACATCGTCCATTCCGCGCCACGACGTCGACGTCAACGAGCTCGGAATGGCCGATCGCCTTGGCCTTTCCGGCCGCGACGATGAAGTGGGGCCGACCTCGTGA
- the ftsX gene encoding permease-like cell division protein FtsX, giving the protein MNVPLILSEAFQGLRRNASMVVSVILVTFVSLTFVGAAILMQAQVAKTNAYFEDRAQVDIYMCSSISDGETCTEGIASDEQISGVQDELDGSTLAPLIESVDFESQEEAYDSLLETFDESIAGLLTVEQTSAIFHVNLINPEHTAVIREAFSGVQGVEEVADQLAYLDPLFATLTIATYIAVGIAALMLISAVLLTATTIRLSAYARRREVGIMRLVGASNSTIQTPFVLEGVLAALLGATLASAAIIAGVRFGVQEYLAREAGAIPWIGVAEAWVVVPIIILFGVVLAALSAGFAIRRWLRA; this is encoded by the coding sequence GTGAACGTGCCACTCATCCTTTCGGAGGCATTCCAAGGCCTTCGTCGCAACGCATCGATGGTCGTCTCCGTCATCCTGGTGACGTTCGTCTCTCTCACCTTCGTCGGTGCCGCGATTCTCATGCAGGCACAGGTCGCGAAGACCAACGCTTACTTTGAAGACCGCGCACAGGTGGACATCTACATGTGCTCGTCGATTTCGGATGGCGAAACCTGCACGGAGGGGATCGCCAGTGATGAGCAGATATCCGGCGTGCAGGACGAACTCGACGGATCGACGCTCGCGCCGCTCATCGAAAGCGTCGACTTCGAATCGCAGGAGGAAGCGTATGACTCGCTCCTCGAGACGTTCGACGAGTCGATCGCCGGACTTCTCACGGTCGAGCAGACGAGCGCGATCTTCCACGTGAACCTCATCAACCCCGAGCACACGGCAGTGATCCGCGAGGCGTTCAGCGGTGTGCAGGGCGTTGAAGAGGTGGCGGACCAGCTCGCCTACCTGGACCCGTTGTTCGCCACGCTGACGATTGCCACGTATATTGCGGTGGGCATCGCTGCGCTGATGCTGATCTCGGCCGTTTTGCTGACCGCGACAACAATCCGCTTGTCGGCGTATGCGCGGCGCCGTGAAGTGGGCATTATGCGACTTGTTGGTGCCTCGAACAGCACCATCCAAACTCCCTTTGTTCTCGAGGGCGTCCTTGCCGCACTCCTCGGAGCAACCCTGGCGAGCGCCGCGATTATCGCCGGCGTGCGTTTCGGGGTGCAGGAGTACCTGGCGCGTGAGGCCGGTGCGATCCCCTGGATCGGAGTTGCCGAGGCATGGGTTGTTGTTCCCATCATCATTCTGTTCGGCGTTGTTCTCGCGGCGCTCTCCGCTGGCTTCGCGATTCGTCGGTGGTTGCGCGCCTGA
- the smpB gene encoding SsrA-binding protein SmpB has protein sequence MAREKGEKVIALNRRARHEYTIEKTYEAGLVLTGTEVKSLRAGHANLTDGYAYIDRGEAWLDQVSIPQYSQGTWNNHAAKRQRKLLLHKDEIVKLGQKAAAGGYTLVPLKLYFVDGRAKVEIGLAKGKTLYDKRQTLRERQDKREADRAMRTRNRVGE, from the coding sequence ATGGCCCGAGAAAAGGGCGAAAAAGTCATCGCGCTCAATCGTCGTGCGCGCCACGAGTACACGATTGAGAAGACGTACGAGGCCGGTCTTGTTTTGACAGGAACCGAGGTCAAGTCGTTGCGCGCTGGCCACGCAAACCTCACGGATGGCTACGCGTACATCGATCGCGGCGAGGCCTGGCTCGACCAGGTGTCGATTCCGCAGTACTCCCAGGGCACCTGGAACAATCACGCCGCCAAGCGCCAGCGAAAACTGCTGCTGCACAAGGACGAGATCGTCAAACTGGGGCAAAAGGCTGCCGCGGGCGGGTACACGCTGGTCCCTCTGAAGCTGTACTTCGTCGATGGCCGTGCCAAGGTCGAGATTGGCCTCGCCAAGGGTAAGACGCTGTACGACAAGCGTCAGACCCTGCGAGAGCGTCAAGATAAGCGCGAGGCCGACCGGGCCATGCGGACGCGCAACCGCGTGGGGGAGTAG
- a CDS encoding prepilin peptidase — protein MLPADVFLLITQTTFFCVSARLIYVDVMEHRLPNIMVLPLTAGVVIALLILSLATADLGALVRSVAGGIALGGFYLLLRAGSRGALGGGDVKLAIPLGLLLAWDGWAALVVGAGLAFVLGGIASVVLLLARLATRGTHIAFGPWMLIGACLGLALT, from the coding sequence GTGCTGCCAGCCGACGTTTTTCTCCTGATAACGCAGACCACGTTTTTCTGCGTGTCAGCGCGGCTGATCTATGTCGATGTGATGGAGCACCGCCTCCCCAACATCATGGTTCTGCCTCTCACCGCGGGGGTGGTGATCGCCCTCCTGATTCTGTCGCTGGCAACGGCGGACCTTGGGGCATTGGTCCGTTCCGTCGCGGGCGGCATCGCGTTGGGCGGCTTCTACCTTCTCCTACGTGCCGGGTCGCGAGGTGCACTCGGCGGCGGCGACGTCAAGCTCGCGATTCCCCTCGGCCTGTTGCTCGCGTGGGACGGGTGGGCGGCGCTTGTCGTCGGTGCCGGGCTTGCGTTCGTCCTGGGGGGAATCGCGTCGGTCGTGCTTCTTCTGGCGCGGCTGGCAACGCGCGGGACGCATATCGCATTCGGACCCTGGATGCTCATCGGCGCGTGCCTCGGGCTTGCGCTGACATGA
- a CDS encoding YihY/virulence factor BrkB family protein, whose product MSKAVGGIQTLITRVLRLRIVRAALMFSDHRGGLLAAAVTFRALFAVFAAVLLGFSAASLWLSRRSDLWDALIEMVNSVIPGLVGDRESGALIDIEDADLMSAGVGLAGVASILALVWALVSAVGNLRMSVRSIAGTRHESGSALLLRVRDLLFALSIGVLLIVSAVLSVLGSTFIDTLLDAFGWTGGRATTVFTWLGTVLIIFVLDAVIVGWLFWLLSGVKAPLSHILPGALVGAAGLVVLQQASSLFVGGATSNPLLAGFASLIALLLWFNLSAQVILIACAYIVVTHEETSDRVGERYGADTFKQRAVRTAQRNLRVAEDELLAARDAEREERTKMRENAR is encoded by the coding sequence ATGTCGAAGGCAGTCGGCGGTATTCAGACGCTCATCACTCGCGTGCTGCGCTTGCGCATCGTCCGAGCGGCGCTGATGTTCAGCGACCACCGTGGTGGTCTTCTCGCCGCGGCCGTGACGTTCCGCGCGCTCTTCGCGGTGTTCGCCGCGGTTCTGCTGGGATTCTCCGCTGCGTCTCTGTGGCTGTCACGGCGCAGCGATCTGTGGGATGCGTTGATCGAGATGGTTAATTCGGTGATCCCGGGCCTCGTTGGCGACCGCGAGAGCGGTGCCCTCATCGACATTGAGGACGCTGATCTGATGTCGGCGGGCGTCGGGCTGGCCGGTGTCGCGTCCATTCTTGCGCTGGTCTGGGCACTCGTCAGTGCCGTTGGCAATCTGCGCATGTCGGTGCGATCGATCGCCGGCACTCGGCATGAGAGCGGCTCGGCTCTTCTCTTGCGCGTGCGCGATCTCTTGTTTGCGCTGTCGATCGGCGTTCTTCTCATCGTGTCAGCCGTTCTGTCCGTTCTCGGCTCGACGTTCATCGATACCCTGTTGGACGCGTTCGGCTGGACGGGCGGCCGGGCAACAACCGTGTTCACCTGGCTCGGCACGGTTCTGATCATCTTCGTTCTGGACGCGGTGATCGTCGGGTGGCTGTTTTGGCTTCTCTCCGGAGTGAAGGCGCCGTTGAGCCATATCCTGCCCGGAGCGCTCGTCGGCGCCGCGGGGCTCGTGGTGTTGCAACAGGCGTCGAGTCTTTTCGTCGGCGGGGCCACCAGCAATCCGCTCCTCGCCGGTTTCGCATCGCTGATTGCGCTGTTGCTGTGGTTCAACCTCTCCGCGCAGGTCATCCTGATCGCGTGTGCGTACATTGTCGTGACGCATGAAGAAACCAGTGATCGAGTTGGCGAGCGGTATGGCGCCGATACCTTCAAACAGCGCGCGGTGCGCACAGCGCAGCGCAACCTGCGTGTTGCCGAGGACGAGCTTCTCGCGGCGCGTGATGCCGAGCGGGAAGAGCGCACGAAAATGCGAGAGAACGCGCGGTAG
- a CDS encoding CYTH domain-containing protein, whose protein sequence is MASAISSREIERKFDVAPGTPVPDWTGVPGVHTVSPGDERHLDALYLDTEDLALGRRGVAVRRRTGGPDAGWHIKGPLIDGGRVEMQWPLTLTDDVPQDVRDALATWTDSTEFTPLAKIVNDRTAYELRDSAGGVVAEFAADRVSTVDLRRGVERAWCEWEMELGPAAPDDIEAFFAAVAERAIAAGATAPSSASKLARALGL, encoded by the coding sequence ATGGCTTCTGCGATCAGCTCCCGTGAGATCGAGCGTAAGTTCGACGTAGCCCCCGGCACTCCGGTGCCCGACTGGACGGGTGTCCCCGGCGTTCACACGGTGTCACCGGGGGACGAGCGTCACCTCGACGCCCTGTACCTCGACACAGAAGACCTGGCGCTGGGGCGGCGCGGTGTGGCCGTGCGGCGTCGCACGGGCGGGCCCGACGCAGGGTGGCACATTAAGGGGCCGCTGATCGACGGTGGGCGCGTCGAAATGCAGTGGCCGCTCACGCTCACAGACGACGTGCCGCAGGACGTGCGCGATGCGCTCGCAACGTGGACGGACAGCACCGAGTTCACACCGCTCGCGAAGATCGTCAACGATCGTACGGCCTACGAACTGCGCGACAGCGCCGGTGGCGTTGTCGCCGAGTTCGCCGCCGATCGCGTTTCTACCGTGGACCTTCGACGGGGCGTTGAACGCGCATGGTGCGAATGGGAAATGGAACTTGGCCCCGCAGCCCCTGACGATATTGAGGCATTTTTCGCCGCTGTCGCGGAACGGGCGATCGCGGCGGGCGCGACGGCTCCGTCAAGCGCCTCGAAACTCGCTCGCGCACTCGGCCTGTGA
- a CDS encoding sugar porter family MFS transporter produces MTNYKIPGASAATPPMSRVVFIAAAAAMGGFLFGFDTAVINGAVGAVGEWSGAGPVLLGFSVAGALLACAFGAWFAGPISARFGRVRVMQVAAIVFLISAIGSGLAWDITSLTVFRFIGGFGVGAASVIAPAYIAEVSPSHVRGRLGSLQQLAIVIGIFVSLLSNYMLAQAAGGAGSTLWLGLEAWRWMFIVEAVPAIIYGILASVIPESPRYLVSKNRTVEAEAVLGRYVGGTPTEIVKTIQSSLDFEATQSIRVIRGPRFGLAPIVWIGIALSLFQQLVGINVIFYYSTMLWEAVGFDESNALLTGVITSVVNIATTIVAILLVDRIGRRPLLLIGSIGMLLTLATMAFVFGTAPTTMIDGATQPVLTGAAGIVAVVAANLYVVFFGMSWGPVVWVLLGEMFNNRIRAYAISVAAAAQWVANFAVSLTFPSLAQAGLGLAYGLYAAMAALSLLFVIKFVKETKGRELESM; encoded by the coding sequence ATGACTAATTACAAGATTCCCGGCGCCTCGGCTGCGACGCCGCCGATGTCACGCGTCGTGTTCATCGCCGCTGCTGCGGCGATGGGTGGCTTTCTGTTCGGCTTCGATACCGCCGTGATCAACGGCGCGGTCGGCGCCGTTGGCGAATGGAGCGGAGCGGGCCCGGTTCTGCTGGGATTCTCTGTCGCGGGGGCCTTGCTCGCATGCGCGTTCGGCGCGTGGTTCGCCGGCCCCATTTCGGCGCGCTTCGGGCGCGTTCGTGTGATGCAGGTCGCCGCCATCGTGTTCCTCATCTCGGCAATCGGCTCCGGCCTGGCCTGGGACATCACATCGCTGACCGTGTTCCGCTTCATCGGAGGATTCGGCGTTGGCGCGGCCAGTGTGATCGCGCCGGCCTATATCGCGGAGGTGTCCCCGTCACACGTTCGCGGACGGCTCGGTTCCCTGCAGCAGCTGGCCATCGTCATCGGAATTTTCGTATCCCTCCTCAGCAACTACATGCTGGCGCAGGCGGCGGGCGGCGCGGGAAGCACGCTGTGGCTGGGGCTGGAGGCGTGGCGCTGGATGTTCATCGTCGAGGCCGTTCCCGCGATCATCTACGGCATTCTCGCGTCGGTGATCCCCGAGTCGCCGCGCTACCTCGTCAGTAAGAACCGCACGGTTGAGGCCGAAGCGGTCCTCGGACGATATGTCGGCGGCACACCGACAGAGATCGTGAAGACCATTCAGTCCTCGCTCGACTTCGAGGCCACGCAGTCGATTCGGGTTATTCGCGGCCCGCGCTTCGGGCTGGCACCGATCGTGTGGATCGGCATCGCCCTGTCGTTGTTCCAGCAGCTCGTCGGAATCAACGTGATCTTCTACTACTCGACGATGCTCTGGGAAGCGGTCGGGTTCGATGAATCGAACGCGCTGCTCACCGGCGTGATCACCTCGGTTGTGAACATCGCCACGACGATCGTTGCCATTCTTCTTGTCGACCGCATCGGCCGTCGCCCACTGTTGCTGATCGGTTCCATCGGGATGCTTCTGACCTTGGCGACGATGGCGTTTGTTTTCGGTACGGCTCCCACAACGATGATTGACGGGGCGACACAGCCCGTTCTCACCGGTGCCGCGGGAATCGTCGCGGTTGTTGCCGCAAACCTCTACGTCGTGTTCTTCGGGATGAGCTGGGGCCCCGTTGTCTGGGTACTGCTCGGGGAGATGTTCAACAACCGGATTCGTGCCTACGCGATCTCGGTGGCCGCGGCCGCTCAGTGGGTGGCCAACTTCGCGGTGTCCTTGACGTTCCCCAGCCTGGCCCAGGCGGGGCTGGGGCTCGCCTACGGTCTCTACGCCGCGATGGCAGCGCTGTCGCTGCTGTTCGTCATCAAGTTCGTCAAAGAGACGAAGGGCCGCGAGCTCGAGTCGATGTAG
- a CDS encoding MerR family transcriptional regulator translates to MSAGTPHENGLTVDLLFTDGLPQMDPDKGYRGAIAAKAVGITYRQLDYWARTELVVPTVRDAKGSGSQRLYGFRDILVLKLVKRLLDTGISLQQIRIAVEQLHASGIRDLASTTLMSDGASVYLCTSDDEVIDLVSRGQGVFGIAVGKVLREVESRLIEFDATSPDPVDELAAHRRKKTA, encoded by the coding sequence ATGAGCGCGGGTACCCCCCACGAAAACGGTCTCACCGTCGACCTTCTCTTCACGGATGGTCTGCCCCAGATGGATCCCGACAAGGGCTATCGCGGTGCGATCGCCGCCAAGGCTGTCGGCATCACCTACCGTCAGCTCGACTATTGGGCGCGCACCGAGCTTGTTGTCCCCACCGTGCGCGACGCAAAGGGCTCGGGATCGCAGCGTCTCTATGGCTTCCGCGACATCCTCGTCCTCAAACTCGTCAAGCGGTTGCTCGACACCGGCATCTCGCTGCAGCAGATTCGCATTGCCGTTGAGCAGTTGCACGCATCCGGCATCCGAGATCTCGCCAGCACAACGCTGATGAGCGACGGTGCCTCTGTCTACCTCTGCACATCTGATGACGAGGTCATTGATCTCGTCAGTCGTGGCCAGGGTGTTTTCGGCATCGCGGTCGGCAAGGTGCTGCGCGAAGTGGAGTCGCGTCTGATTGAGTTCGACGCGACATCGCCCGACCCTGTCGATGAGCTCGCGGCCCACCGCCGCAAGAAGACGGCGTAG